One stretch of Glycine soja cultivar W05 chromosome 7, ASM419377v2, whole genome shotgun sequence DNA includes these proteins:
- the LOC114417952 gene encoding inorganic pyrophosphatase 2-like, whose product MSGTVIVFDFDKTIVDVDSDNWVIDELGFTDLFNQLLPTMPWNSLMDRMMMELHSNGKTIEDIEEVLRRIPLHPRVIPALQAAHALGCDLRIVSDANVFFIETILKHLGIREYFSEINTNPGYVNEEGRLRILPYHDFNKASHGCTLCPPNMCKGLIIDRIQDSISEEGKKRMIYLGDGSGDYCPSLRLKERDFMMPRKNFPVWDLICKDPLLVKAEIHGWSDGEELEQVLLHLINKISMEENAQFISSDCKLQTLSVSALEGLPKALPVRP is encoded by the exons ATGTCTGGAACCGTGATTGTTTTCGACTTTGACAAGACCATTGTCGATGTCGATAGTGACAACTGGGTCATCGACGAATTGGGTTTCACCGATTTGTTCAACCAGCTTCTTCCCACCATGCCTTGGAACTCTCTCATG GACAGGATGATGATGGAGCTTCATTCAAATGGTAAAACCATTGAGGACATTGAAGAGGTTCTGCGTAGGATTCCTTTGCACCCCAGAGTGATTCCAGCTCTTCAAGCAGCTCATGCTTTAGG GTGTGATTTGAGGATTGTGAGTGATGCAAACGTGTTTTTCATTGAGACTATTCTGAAGCACTTGGGAATAAGAGAATACTTTTCAGAGATCAACACCAACCCTGGTTATGTTAATGAAGAAGGAAGGTTAAGGATTTTACCTTACCATGACTTCAACAAAGCTTCCCATGGCTGCACTTTGTGCCCTCCAAACATGTGCAAG GGTTTAATCATAGATAGAATCCAAGATTCAATTTCTGAAGAGGGTAAAAAGAGGATGATCTATCTTGGTGATGGTAGTGGGGACTATTGCCCAAGCTTGAGGCTCAAAGAAAGAGACTTTATGATGCCAAGAAAGAACTTTCCAGTGTGGGACTTGATATGCAAAGACCCTTTGCTTGTTAAGGCTGAAATCCATGGCTGGAGTGATGGAGAAGAGTTGGAGCAAGTTTTGTTGCACTTAATCAACAAaatttcaatggaggaaaatgcTCAGTTCATTTCATCTGATTGCAAGCTACAGACTCTGTCCGTCTCTGCTTTGGAGGGTTTGCCTAAAGCCCTCCCAGTTCGACCATAA
- the LOC114417953 gene encoding inorganic pyrophosphatase 2-like, producing the protein MSGIVVVFDFDKTIVDVDSDNWVIDELGFTDLFNQLLPTMPWNSLMDKMMMELHSNGKTIEDIEEVLHRIPLHPRVIPAIQAAHTLGCDLRIVSDANMFFIETILKHLGIREYFSEISTNPGYVNEEERLRILPYHDFNKASHGCSLCPPNMCKGLIIDRIQDSILEEGKKRMIYLGDGSGDYCPSLRLKERDFMMPRKNFPVWDLICKDPLLVKAEIHGWSDGEELEQVLLHLINKISMEENAQFISSDCKLQTLSVSAHEDLPKVLPVRP; encoded by the exons ATGTCTGGAATTGTGGTTGTTTTCGACTTTGACAAGACCATTGTCGATGTCGACAGTGACAACTGGGTCATCGACGAGTTGGGTTTCACCGATTTGTTCAACCAGCTTCTTCCCACCATGCCTTGGAACTCTCTCATG GACAAGATGATGATGGAGCTTCATTCAAATGGTAAAACCATTGAGGACATTGAAGAGGTTCTGCATAGGATTCCTTTGCACCCCAGAGTGATTCCCGCTATTCAAGCAGCTCATACTTTAGG GTGTGATTTGAGGATTGTGAGTGATGCAAACATGTTTTTCATTGAGACTATTCTGAAGCACTTGGGAATAAGAGAATATTTTTCGGAGATCAGTACTAACCCGGGTTATGTTAACGAAGAAGAAAGGTTAAGGATTTTACCTTACCATGACTTCAACAAAGCTTCTCATGGCTGCAGTTTATGCCCTCCAAACATGTGCAAG GGTTTAATCATAGATAGAATCCAAGATTCAATTTTGGAAGAGGGCAAAAAGAGGATGATCTATCTTGGTGATGGTAGTGGGGACTATTGCCCCAGCTTGAGGCTCAAAGAAAGAGACTTTATGATGCCAAGAAAGAACTTTCCAGTGTGGGACTTGATATGCAAAGACCCTTTGCTTGTTAAGGCTGAAATCCATGGCTGGAGCGATGGAGAAGAGTTGGAGCAAGTTTTGTTGCACTTAATCAACAAaatttcaatggaggaaaatgcTCAGTTCATTTCATCTGATTGCAAGCTACAGACTCTGTCTGTCTCTGCTCATGAGGATTTGCCTAAAGTCCTCCCAGTTCGACCATAA